Proteins encoded together in one Musa acuminata AAA Group cultivar baxijiao chromosome BXJ3-6, Cavendish_Baxijiao_AAA, whole genome shotgun sequence window:
- the LOC103988800 gene encoding profilin-1-like — MSASQRIRRRRERERERERERARARDAMSWQTYVDDHLMCEIEGRHLTASAIVGQDGSVWAQSASFPQFKPEEVTNIINDFNEPGTLAPIGLFLGSTKYMVIQGEPGAVIRGKKGSGGITVKKTNQALIFGIYDEPMTPGQCNMVVERLGDYLIDQGL; from the exons ATGAGCGCAAGCCAAAGAATAAgacgaaggagagagagagagagagagagagagagagagagagcgagagcgagagacgCGATGTCGTGGCAAACATACGTCGATGACCACCTGATGTGCGAGATCGAGGGCCGCCACCTCACCGCCTCGGCGATCGTCGGCCAGGACGGCAGCGTCTGGGCGCAGAGCGCGTCCTTTCCCCAG TTTAAGCCTGAGGAGGTCACCAatatcataaatgatttcaatgaACCTGGAACACTTGCCCCCATTGGCTTATTTCTTGGATCGACAAAGTACATGGTCATTCAAGGAGAGCCTGGAGCTGTCATCCGTGGAAAGAAG GGATCTGGAGGCATCACTGTGAAGAAGACAAACCAAGCATTGATTTTTGGCATCTACGACGAGCCAATGACTCCAGGACAGTGCAACATGGTCGTGGAGAGGTTGGGTGATTACCTCATTGATCAGGGCCTGTAG